The following proteins come from a genomic window of Citrobacter europaeus:
- the mfd gene encoding transcription-repair coupling factor, with protein sequence MPEQHRYTLPAKAGDQRQLGELTGAACATLVAEIAEHHAGPVVLIAPDMQNALRLHDEIRQFTDQMVMNLADWETLPYDSFSPHQEIISSRLSTLYQLPAMQRGVLIVPVNTLMQRVCPHSYLHGHALVMKKGQRLSRDALREQLDSAGYRHVDQVMEHGEYATRGALLDLFPMGSELPYRLDFFDDEIDSLRLFDTDTQRTLEEVDAINLLPAHEFPTDKTAIELFRSQWRDTFEVKRDAEHIYQQVSKGTLPAGIEYWQPLFFSETLPPLFSYFPANTLLVNTGDIETSAERFQADTLSRFENRGVDPMRPLLPPESLWLRVDELFSELKRWPRVQLKTESLANKAANTNLGFQKLPDIAVQAQQKAPLDALRKFLEGFTGPVIFSVESEGRREALGELLARIKVAPKRILRLDEAVDNGRYLMIGAAEHGFIDSKRNLALICESDLLGERVARRRQDSRRTINPDTLIRNLAELHPGQPVVHLEHGVGRYAGMTTLEAGGITGEYLMLTYANDAKLYVPVSSLHLISRYAGGAEENAPLHKLGGDAWSRARQKAAEKVRDVAAELLDIYAQRAAKEGFAFKHDREQYQLFCDSFPFETTPDQAQAINAVLSDMCQPLAMDRLVCGDVGFGKTEVAMRAAFLAVENHKQVAVLVPTTLLAQQHFDNFRDRFANWPVRIEMLSRFRSAKEQAQILEQVAEGKIDILIGTHKLLQADVKLKDLGLLIVDEEHRFGVRHKERIKAMRADVDILTLTATPIPRTLNMAMSGMRDLSIIATPPARRLAVKTFVREYDNLVVREAILREVLRGGQVYYLFNDVENIQKTADRLAELVPEARIGIGHGQMRERELERVMNDFHHQRFNVLVCTTIIETGIDIPTANTIIIERADHFGLAQLHQLRGRVGRSHHQAYAWLLTPHPKAMTTDAQKRLEAIASLEDLGAGFALATHDLEIRGAGELLGEDQSGSMESIGFSLYMELLENAVDALKEGREPSLEDLTSQQTEVELRMPSLLPDDYIPDVNTRLSFYKRIASAKGENELEEIKVELIDRFGLLPDPARTLLDIARLRQQAQKLGIRKLEGNEKGGTIEFAEKNHVNPVWLIGLLQKQPQHFRLDGPTRLKFMQDLSERKTRIDWVRQFMRQLEENAVA encoded by the coding sequence ATGCCTGAACAACATCGTTACACGCTCCCAGCGAAAGCAGGCGATCAGCGCCAGTTGGGTGAGCTTACCGGCGCGGCCTGCGCAACGCTGGTTGCCGAAATCGCCGAACATCACGCCGGTCCAGTGGTACTGATCGCGCCGGACATGCAAAATGCTTTACGTCTGCATGATGAAATTCGTCAGTTTACCGACCAGATGGTAATGAACCTGGCCGACTGGGAAACGCTTCCCTACGACAGCTTTTCTCCTCATCAGGAGATAATCTCCTCGCGTCTCTCCACGCTGTATCAGCTGCCAGCCATGCAGCGCGGCGTGCTGATCGTTCCGGTAAATACCCTGATGCAGCGTGTTTGTCCGCACAGCTATCTGCACGGCCATGCGCTGGTCATGAAAAAAGGTCAGAGGCTTTCGCGCGACGCCCTGCGCGAACAGCTGGACAGCGCTGGCTATCGCCATGTTGATCAGGTCATGGAACACGGTGAATACGCCACGCGCGGCGCACTGTTGGATCTGTTCCCGATGGGTAGCGAGTTGCCTTATCGCCTGGATTTCTTTGATGACGAAATCGACAGTCTGCGTCTGTTTGATACCGACACCCAGCGCACGCTGGAAGAAGTCGATGCCATTAATTTGCTACCCGCACACGAATTCCCGACTGACAAAACGGCCATTGAGCTATTCCGTAGCCAGTGGCGCGATACCTTTGAGGTGAAACGCGACGCCGAGCATATTTACCAGCAGGTCAGTAAAGGCACGTTACCTGCGGGTATTGAATACTGGCAACCGCTGTTTTTCAGCGAAACGCTGCCGCCGCTGTTCAGCTACTTCCCCGCCAATACGCTATTGGTGAATACCGGTGATATCGAGACCAGCGCAGAACGCTTCCAGGCCGATACGTTGTCACGTTTTGAGAATCGCGGCGTTGATCCAATGCGTCCGCTTCTGCCGCCGGAATCCCTGTGGCTACGGGTTGATGAGCTGTTTTCTGAACTTAAACGCTGGCCGCGCGTTCAACTGAAAACCGAGAGTCTGGCGAACAAAGCTGCGAATACCAACCTCGGGTTCCAGAAACTGCCGGACATCGCCGTTCAGGCGCAGCAAAAAGCACCACTAGATGCGTTACGTAAATTTCTTGAGGGCTTCACCGGTCCGGTGATTTTCTCAGTGGAAAGTGAAGGTCGCCGTGAAGCACTTGGCGAGCTGCTCGCCCGCATTAAAGTGGCGCCGAAACGGATATTACGACTCGATGAGGCCGTAGATAACGGTCGTTATCTGATGATTGGCGCAGCTGAGCACGGCTTCATCGATAGCAAACGCAATCTGGCGCTGATTTGTGAAAGCGATCTGCTCGGGGAACGCGTGGCGCGCCGTCGCCAGGATTCTCGTCGCACCATCAATCCGGATACGTTAATTCGTAACCTCGCAGAGCTGCATCCCGGTCAACCGGTGGTGCATCTGGAGCACGGCGTGGGTCGTTATGCCGGGATGACCACGCTGGAAGCGGGCGGTATCACCGGTGAATATCTGATGCTCACCTATGCCAACGACGCCAAACTGTACGTGCCGGTGTCGTCACTGCATCTGATCAGCCGCTATGCCGGCGGTGCAGAAGAGAATGCGCCGCTGCATAAACTTGGCGGCGATGCCTGGTCCCGCGCCCGACAGAAAGCCGCTGAGAAGGTACGCGATGTCGCAGCAGAGCTGCTGGATATTTATGCCCAGCGCGCGGCGAAAGAAGGCTTCGCCTTTAAGCATGACCGTGAGCAGTACCAGCTGTTTTGCGACAGCTTCCCGTTTGAAACCACGCCTGACCAGGCGCAGGCGATCAACGCGGTACTCAGCGATATGTGCCAGCCGCTGGCCATGGACCGCCTGGTATGTGGTGACGTCGGCTTTGGTAAAACCGAAGTCGCGATGCGCGCTGCCTTTCTTGCCGTAGAGAACCACAAGCAGGTTGCCGTGCTGGTGCCTACCACCCTGCTCGCGCAGCAGCACTTCGACAACTTCCGCGATCGCTTTGCCAACTGGCCGGTACGCATCGAGATGTTGTCCCGTTTCCGTAGCGCCAAAGAGCAAGCGCAGATTCTGGAGCAGGTTGCCGAAGGTAAAATCGATATTCTCATTGGCACGCACAAACTGCTGCAAGCGGATGTGAAGTTAAAAGATCTGGGTCTGCTGATTGTCGATGAAGAGCATCGTTTCGGCGTTCGCCACAAAGAACGCATCAAGGCGATGCGCGCAGATGTCGATATTCTGACCCTGACGGCAACGCCAATTCCGCGTACGCTTAATATGGCAATGAGCGGAATGCGCGATCTGTCGATCATCGCCACACCGCCTGCCCGTCGTCTGGCAGTCAAAACCTTCGTGCGCGAATATGACAACCTGGTCGTGCGCGAGGCAATCCTGCGTGAAGTTCTGCGCGGGGGACAAGTTTATTATCTGTTTAACGATGTCGAAAATATCCAGAAAACTGCTGACAGACTAGCGGAACTGGTGCCGGAAGCGCGGATTGGTATCGGCCACGGACAAATGCGCGAGCGCGAACTGGAACGCGTGATGAACGATTTCCACCATCAACGTTTTAACGTGCTGGTGTGTACCACCATTATCGAAACCGGGATCGACATTCCCACCGCTAACACCATCATCATCGAACGAGCCGATCACTTCGGTTTGGCGCAATTGCACCAGCTGCGCGGTCGTGTGGGGCGCTCACACCATCAGGCATACGCCTGGCTGCTGACGCCGCATCCAAAAGCGATGACCACCGACGCGCAAAAACGCCTGGAGGCCATCGCCTCGCTGGAAGATTTGGGCGCAGGTTTTGCGCTGGCGACCCACGACCTCGAAATTCGCGGCGCCGGGGAATTGCTGGGTGAAGATCAGAGTGGTTCCATGGAAAGCATCGGCTTCTCGCTGTATATGGAGCTGCTGGAAAATGCCGTCGATGCGCTCAAAGAGGGGCGTGAGCCTTCGCTGGAAGATCTCACCAGCCAGCAAACCGAAGTCGAACTACGCATGCCGTCACTACTGCCAGATGACTATATCCCGGATGTTAACACCCGACTGTCGTTCTATAAGCGGATTGCCAGTGCCAAAGGTGAAAACGAGCTGGAAGAAATTAAGGTCGAACTGATTGACCGTTTCGGCCTGCTGCCCGACCCGGCTCGTACGTTGCTGGATATCGCCCGTTTACGCCAGCAGGCGCAGAAACTGGGGATCAGAAAGCTCGAAGGTAATGAAAAAGGCGGTACTATTGAATTTGCCGAGAAAAACCACGTTAACCCGGTCTGGCTGATTGGGTTACTGCAAAAACAGCCGCAGCACTTCCGCCTCGACGGTCCAACCCGACTGAAATTTATGCAAGATCTGAGCGAGCGTAAAACCCGAATTGACTGGGTACGCCAGTTTATGCGCCAGCTTGAAGAAAACGCCGTAGCCTAG
- the nagK gene encoding N-acetylglucosamine kinase, protein MYYGFDIGGTKIALGVFDKQRRLQWETRVPTPRDSYDAFLDAVCNLVTEADQRFGVKGSVGIGIPGMPETEDGTLYAANVPAASGKPLRADLSARLDRDVRLDNDANCFALSEAWDDEFTQYPLVMGLILGTGVGGGLVLNGKSITGRSYITGEFGHIRLPVDALTLMGFDFPLRRCGCGQLGCIESYLSGGGFAWLYQHYYHQPLDAREIIALWEQGDEQARAHVERYLDLLAVCLGNILTIVDPDLVVIGGGLSNFTAITTQLADRLPRHLLPVARVPRIEQARHGDAGGMRGAAFLHLTD, encoded by the coding sequence ATGTATTACGGATTTGACATCGGCGGGACCAAAATTGCGCTGGGCGTGTTTGATAAGCAACGTCGTCTGCAATGGGAGACTCGCGTGCCTACACCTCGTGACAGCTACGATGCTTTCCTTGATGCGGTCTGCAATCTGGTAACGGAAGCGGACCAGCGATTTGGTGTCAAAGGTTCGGTTGGCATTGGCATTCCTGGCATGCCGGAAACGGAAGACGGCACGCTATACGCGGCCAACGTTCCTGCCGCCAGTGGTAAACCGCTCCGCGCCGATCTCAGCGCTCGCCTTGACCGCGATGTGCGTCTGGACAACGATGCGAACTGTTTTGCCCTCTCCGAAGCCTGGGATGACGAGTTTACCCAATATCCGCTCGTGATGGGGTTGATCCTCGGCACGGGCGTCGGCGGCGGTCTGGTGCTTAACGGGAAATCCATTACCGGACGCAGCTATATCACCGGCGAGTTTGGTCATATTCGTTTGCCAGTCGATGCGCTGACGCTGATGGGCTTTGATTTCCCGCTGCGCCGCTGTGGATGCGGTCAACTGGGATGCATCGAAAGCTATCTTTCCGGCGGTGGATTTGCGTGGTTGTACCAGCATTACTACCATCAACCGCTGGATGCCCGTGAAATTATCGCACTGTGGGAGCAGGGTGATGAACAAGCGCGTGCCCACGTTGAACGCTATCTGGATTTGCTGGCGGTGTGTCTTGGCAATATCCTGACTATCGTCGATCCCGATTTGGTGGTGATTGGCGGAGGCTTGTCGAATTTTACCGCTATTACGACGCAACTGGCGGACCGACTGCCACGTCATCTGCTGCCGGTTGCCCGGGTGCCGCGTATTGAGCAGGCACGGCACGGTGATGCGGGCGGGATGCGCGGGGCCGCTTTCCTACATCTTACCGATTAA
- the cobB gene encoding NAD-dependent protein deacylase, protein MLSRRGHRLSRFRKNKRHLRDRLRQRIFFRDRVVPELMEKPRVLVLTGAGISAESGIRTFRAADGLWEEHRVEDVATPEGFSRNPELVQSFYNARRHQLQQPEIQPNAAHIALAKLEAELGDRFLLVTQNIDNLHERAGSQNVIHMHGELLKVRCSQSGQILEWTGDVTPEDKCHCCQFPAPLRPHVVWFGEMPLGMDEIYMALAMADVFIAIGTSGHVYPAAGFVHEARLHGAHTVELNLEPSQVGSEFEEKYYGPASQVVPEFVEKLLKGL, encoded by the coding sequence ATGCTGTCGCGTCGGGGTCATCGGTTAAGCCGCTTTCGTAAAAATAAACGCCATTTGCGCGATCGCCTGCGTCAACGAATCTTTTTCAGAGACAGAGTGGTGCCTGAATTGATGGAAAAACCAAGAGTGCTGGTACTGACAGGGGCGGGAATCTCCGCTGAGTCAGGAATTCGAACATTCCGCGCGGCGGATGGTCTCTGGGAAGAACATCGGGTCGAGGACGTTGCGACTCCGGAAGGATTTAGTCGAAACCCGGAACTGGTTCAGTCGTTTTATAACGCCCGTCGCCATCAGTTGCAGCAGCCAGAAATCCAGCCTAATGCGGCGCATATCGCGCTGGCAAAACTCGAAGCCGAGCTGGGCGACCGTTTTTTACTGGTGACGCAGAACATTGATAACCTGCATGAACGTGCAGGCAGCCAGAACGTTATCCATATGCACGGCGAACTGCTGAAGGTTCGCTGTTCGCAAAGCGGGCAGATTCTGGAGTGGACGGGCGATGTGACCCCGGAAGATAAATGTCATTGCTGCCAGTTTCCTGCGCCGCTAAGACCGCACGTGGTGTGGTTTGGTGAAATGCCGCTGGGCATGGATGAAATTTATATGGCGCTGGCAATGGCGGATGTGTTTATTGCCATTGGCACATCGGGCCATGTTTATCCGGCTGCGGGTTTTGTGCATGAGGCAAGACTGCACGGGGCGCATACGGTAGAGCTCAATCTCGAGCCGAGCCAGGTGGGAAGCGAATTTGAAGAGAAGTATTACGGTCCGGCAAGCCAGGTGGTGCCTGAGTTTGTTGAGAAGTTATTGAAAGGACTGTAA
- the lolC gene encoding lipoprotein-releasing ABC transporter permease subunit LolC, whose amino-acid sequence MYQPVALFIGLRYMRGRAADRFGRFVSWLSTIGITLGVMALVTVLSVMNGFERELQNNILGLMPQAVLSSEQGSLNPQQLPEKAVVLNGVNRVAPITTGDVVLQSARSVAVGVMLGIDPAQKDPLTPYLVNVKQTDLQPGKYNVILGEQLAGQLGVNRGDQIRVMVPSASQFTPMGRLPSQRLFTVIGTFAANSEVDGYQMLTNIQDASRLMRYPVGNITGWRLWLNEPLKVDTLSQQTLPQGTKWQDWRERKGELFQAVRMEKNMMGLLLSLIVAVAAFNIITSLGLMVMEKQGEVAILQTQGLTPRQIMMVFMVQGASAGIIGALLGAVLGALLASQLNNLMPIIGVLLDGAALPVAIEPLQVIVIALVAMAIALLSTLYPSWRAAATQPAEALRYE is encoded by the coding sequence ATGTACCAACCTGTCGCTCTATTCATCGGCCTGCGTTATATGCGTGGGCGTGCAGCAGATCGCTTCGGTCGCTTCGTTTCCTGGCTCTCCACCATTGGCATTACTCTCGGGGTAATGGCGCTGGTCACGGTGTTGTCGGTGATGAACGGTTTTGAGCGCGAGCTGCAAAACAATATTCTTGGCCTGATGCCTCAGGCCGTTCTCTCGTCTGAACAGGGTTCGCTCAACCCGCAGCAACTGCCAGAAAAAGCGGTGGTGTTGAACGGCGTCAACCGCGTTGCGCCTATAACTACGGGAGATGTGGTGCTGCAAAGTGCGCGTAGCGTGGCGGTCGGTGTGATGCTGGGTATCGATCCGGCGCAAAAAGATCCGTTAACGCCGTATCTGGTCAATGTGAAGCAAACAGATCTGCAGCCGGGTAAGTATAATGTCATCCTCGGAGAGCAGCTTGCCGGACAGTTGGGCGTTAATCGTGGCGATCAAATTCGCGTGATGGTGCCCTCGGCCAGTCAGTTTACGCCAATGGGGCGTCTGCCGAGCCAGCGTCTGTTTACGGTAATTGGCACCTTCGCCGCCAACAGCGAAGTCGACGGCTACCAGATGCTAACCAACATTCAGGATGCCTCACGGCTGATGCGCTATCCGGTGGGTAATATTACCGGCTGGCGTCTGTGGCTGAACGAGCCGCTGAAGGTTGACACGCTGAGCCAGCAAACGCTGCCGCAAGGTACTAAATGGCAGGACTGGCGCGAGCGCAAAGGGGAATTGTTCCAGGCCGTGCGCATGGAAAAGAACATGATGGGGCTGCTGCTTAGCCTGATCGTGGCGGTGGCGGCTTTTAATATTATTACCTCACTGGGTCTGATGGTAATGGAGAAGCAAGGGGAAGTGGCGATTCTACAAACGCAGGGGCTGACGCCGCGGCAGATAATGATGGTGTTTATGGTTCAGGGGGCCAGTGCCGGGATTATTGGCGCGCTGTTGGGCGCTGTGCTGGGCGCATTGCTTGCCAGCCAACTGAACAACCTGATGCCCATTATCGGCGTGCTTCTGGATGGCGCTGCGCTGCCGGTCGCCATCGAGCCGCTGCAGGTTATCGTTATTGCGCTGGTGGCGATGGCCATCGCGTTGCTGTCTACGCTTTATCCTTCCTGGCGCGCTGCCGCCACTCAACCCGCTGAGGCTTTACGTTATGAATAA
- the lolD gene encoding lipoprotein-releasing ABC transporter ATP-binding protein LolD — protein MNKILLQCDNLCKRYQEGTVQTDVLHDVSFCVGEGEMMAIVGSSGSGKSTLLHLLGGLDTPTSGDVIFSGQPMSKLSSAAKAELRNQKLGFIYQFHHLLPDFTALENVAMPLLIGKKKPAEITERARDMLKAVGLDHRASHRPSELSGGERQRVAIARALVNNPRLVLADEPTGNLDARNADSIFELLGELNRSQGTAFLVVTHDLQLAKRMSRQLEMRDGRLTAELSLMGAK, from the coding sequence ATGAATAAGATCCTGTTGCAATGCGACAACCTGTGCAAACGCTATCAGGAAGGCACTGTGCAGACCGATGTACTGCACGATGTCAGTTTTTGCGTCGGCGAAGGTGAGATGATGGCGATTGTCGGCAGCTCCGGCTCCGGTAAGAGTACGCTGCTGCATCTGTTAGGCGGGCTGGATACACCGACTTCCGGCGACGTCATTTTTAGCGGTCAGCCAATGAGCAAGCTCTCGTCGGCGGCGAAAGCGGAACTGCGCAATCAGAAGCTGGGTTTTATTTACCAGTTCCACCATTTGCTGCCGGACTTTACCGCGCTGGAAAACGTGGCGATGCCGCTATTGATCGGCAAGAAAAAACCGGCTGAAATCACCGAGCGCGCGCGGGATATGTTGAAAGCGGTAGGGCTGGACCATCGTGCCAGTCATCGCCCATCCGAACTGTCTGGCGGGGAACGCCAGCGCGTGGCCATCGCCCGTGCGTTGGTAAATAACCCGCGCCTGGTTCTGGCAGATGAACCAACGGGTAACCTTGATGCGCGTAACGCGGACAGCATTTTCGAACTTCTGGGTGAGCTGAACCGCTCTCAGGGTACGGCATTCCTGGTGGTGACGCACGATCTGCAGTTGGCGAAGCGGATGAGCCGTCAGCTTGAGATGCGCGATGGTCGCCTGACGGCTGAACTGAGCCTGATGGGAGCTAAGTAA
- the bhsA gene encoding multiple stress resistance protein BhsA has protein sequence MKNVKTLFVAAVLSSLSFASFAAVEVQATPAGQEKVGTISANAGTNLGSLEDQLAQKADEMGAKSFRITSVTGPNTLHGTAVIYK, from the coding sequence ATGAAAAACGTAAAAACTCTGTTTGTTGCTGCTGTTCTTAGCTCACTGTCATTTGCAAGCTTTGCCGCCGTTGAAGTTCAGGCCACACCTGCTGGTCAAGAGAAAGTCGGTACTATTTCTGCGAATGCGGGGACTAACTTAGGTTCTCTGGAAGATCAGCTGGCGCAGAAAGCGGATGAGATGGGAGCGAAGTCTTTCCGTATAACTTCCGTTACCGGTCCTAACACCCTTCACGGGACTGCAGTTATCTACAAATAA
- the lolE gene encoding lipoprotein-releasing ABC transporter permease subunit LolE: MASPLSLLIGLRFSRGRRRGGMVSLISVISTVGIALGVAVLIVGLSAMNGFERELNNRILAVVPHGEIEAVNQPWNNWQEALDKVQKVPGIVAAAPYINFTGLVESGANLRAVQVKGVDPKQEQRLSALPSFVQNHAWDNFKAGEQQIIIGKGIADALKVKQGDWVSIMIPNASADHKLQQPKRVRLHVTGILQLSGQLDHSFAMIPMEDAQQYLDMGTSVSGIALKVNDVFNANKLVRDAGEVTNNYVYIKSWIGTYGYMYRDIQMIRAIMYLAMVLVIGVACFNIVSTLVMAVKDKSGDIAVLRTLGAKDGLIRAIFVWYGLLAGLFGSLIGVVIGVIVSLQLTPIINGIEALIGHQFLSGDIYFIDFLPSELHWLDVIYVLVTALVLSLLASWYPARRASNIDPARVLSGQ, translated from the coding sequence ATGGCTTCGCCTTTATCATTATTGATTGGTCTGCGCTTTAGTCGTGGTCGGCGGCGTGGCGGTATGGTTTCGTTGATTTCCGTGATATCCACCGTTGGTATCGCGTTGGGCGTGGCGGTGTTGATCGTCGGTTTAAGCGCCATGAACGGATTTGAACGTGAGCTTAACAACCGTATTCTGGCCGTAGTCCCTCACGGAGAGATTGAAGCTGTAAATCAGCCGTGGAATAACTGGCAGGAAGCGCTCGACAAGGTACAAAAAGTGCCGGGTATTGTCGCTGCGGCACCTTATATTAACTTTACCGGACTGGTGGAGAGTGGGGCGAACCTACGCGCGGTGCAGGTGAAGGGCGTTGACCCAAAACAGGAACAGCGTTTAAGCGCGCTGCCATCCTTCGTGCAAAACCACGCCTGGGATAATTTCAAAGCCGGTGAGCAACAAATCATCATTGGTAAGGGTATTGCCGATGCGCTGAAGGTGAAGCAGGGCGACTGGGTGTCGATTATGATCCCTAACGCCAGTGCGGATCATAAGTTACAGCAGCCTAAACGCGTGCGTTTGCACGTTACGGGGATCCTGCAACTGAGCGGTCAGCTCGATCACAGCTTTGCCATGATCCCAATGGAAGATGCGCAGCAATACCTGGACATGGGAACCAGTGTTTCCGGGATCGCGCTGAAAGTTAACGACGTGTTTAACGCCAATAAACTGGTGCGAGACGCAGGTGAAGTCACCAATAACTATGTTTATATTAAGAGCTGGATCGGTACTTACGGTTATATGTATCGTGATATCCAAATGATCCGCGCCATTATGTATCTGGCGATGGTGCTGGTGATTGGCGTGGCCTGTTTTAATATCGTTTCCACGTTAGTGATGGCGGTAAAAGACAAAAGCGGCGATATTGCGGTATTAAGAACCCTCGGGGCGAAAGATGGGTTGATCCGTGCCATTTTTGTCTGGTACGGCCTGCTGGCGGGGCTTTTCGGTAGCCTGATAGGCGTCGTTATTGGGGTGATTGTCTCGTTGCAACTGACGCCGATAATAAACGGGATTGAAGCGCTTATCGGGCATCAGTTCCTGTCCGGTGATATCTATTTCATTGACTTCCTGCCATCGGAATTACACTGGCTGGATGTGATTTACGTGCTGGTGACAGCACTCGTGCTGAGTCTTTTGGCAAGTTGGTATCCGGCGCGTCGCGCCAGCAATATTGATCCTGCGAGAGTACTTAGCGGCCAATAA
- a CDS encoding L,D-transpeptidase family protein — protein MLNNNRLSRWLAFFTLAATFALALPAQANTWPLPPPGSRVVGQNAVHVVEDNGGSLEAIAKKYNVGFLALLQANPGVDPYVPRPGSVLTIPLQTLLPDAPREGIVINLAELRLYYYQPGTNSVTVYPIGIGQLGGDTLTPTMVTTISDKRANPTWTPTANIRARYKANGIDLPAVVPAGPDNPMGHHAIRLAAYGGVYLLHGTNADFGIGMRVSSGCIRLRDGDIETLFRQVKPGTRVNIINTPIKASVEPNGARLVEVHQPLSEKINDDPQLLPIVLNASMQTFKNAVQTDPAVMEHAMEIRSGMPVDVTRHYDVAQQPM, from the coding sequence ATGTTAAACAATAATCGACTCTCTCGCTGGTTAGCGTTTTTTACGCTTGCCGCGACCTTCGCGTTAGCACTTCCGGCTCAGGCAAACACCTGGCCGCTGCCGCCACCGGGAAGCCGCGTGGTGGGTCAGAATGCCGTTCATGTTGTTGAAGACAATGGCGGTTCTCTGGAAGCGATTGCGAAAAAGTACAATGTCGGCTTTCTGGCGCTGCTGCAGGCCAACCCTGGCGTTGACCCTTACGTACCACGCCCGGGCAGCGTGCTGACTATCCCGTTACAAACTCTGCTGCCGGATGCGCCGCGCGAAGGCATTGTTATCAACCTCGCCGAACTGCGTCTTTACTATTACCAGCCGGGGACCAATTCGGTGACCGTGTATCCTATTGGTATTGGCCAGTTAGGTGGTGACACGTTAACGCCAACAATGGTAACCACCATTTCAGATAAACGCGCCAACCCCACCTGGACGCCTACGGCAAACATCCGCGCGCGATACAAAGCAAACGGGATCGACCTACCTGCCGTTGTACCTGCAGGCCCGGATAACCCGATGGGCCATCATGCGATTCGTTTAGCGGCATACGGCGGTGTGTACCTGCTGCACGGAACCAATGCTGATTTTGGCATTGGAATGCGCGTCAGTTCCGGCTGTATTCGTTTACGCGACGGTGATATCGAAACCCTGTTCCGTCAGGTGAAGCCAGGAACCAGGGTCAATATTATCAATACGCCGATCAAAGCATCTGTTGAACCTAACGGCGCGCGCCTGGTGGAAGTACACCAGCCGCTGTCCGAAAAAATCAATGACGACCCGCAGTTGCTGCCGATCGTGCTGAACGCATCCATGCAGACGTTTAAAAATGCGGTGCAAACGGATCCTGCGGTCATGGAACATGCAATGGAAATTCGCTCAGGAATGCCGGTCGATGTGACCCGTCATTACGACGTTGCCCAACAACCGATGTAA
- a CDS encoding acyltransferase family protein: MSKKELWINQIKGLCICLVVIYHSVITFYPHLITFQHPLSEMLSKCWIYLNLYLAPFRMPVFFFISGYLIRRYIDSVPWTTCVDKRIWSIAWVLVIWGVMQWLALVTLNNWLAPQRDLSHAANAAYAGSIAGFTHGMLTASTSLWYLYALIVYFVLCKIFSRWAVPLLALFVVLSVAINFVPTPWWGMNSVIRNLPWYSLGAWFGATLLVWIKEVPLRRHAIIFLVSAIAAVIAWLANVSLLLSLLSIVLIMKLFYQFERRFGMRASSPLSVIGANTIAIYTTHRILVELFSLTLIPKINHAVWPAYTELALLLVYPFACLLLCTLFGLLVRKISQKTVADLLFSPPSLSTASR, from the coding sequence ATGAGTAAAAAAGAACTATGGATTAATCAGATCAAAGGGTTATGTATTTGTCTGGTGGTGATTTACCACTCGGTAATCACGTTTTACCCGCACCTCATCACCTTTCAGCATCCGCTTTCAGAGATGCTGAGCAAATGCTGGATTTACCTCAATTTGTACCTGGCGCCGTTTCGCATGCCGGTGTTTTTCTTTATTTCGGGGTATCTGATCCGTCGCTACATCGATAGCGTCCCATGGACAACCTGCGTGGATAAACGGATCTGGAGTATTGCCTGGGTGCTGGTGATCTGGGGGGTAATGCAATGGCTGGCGTTAGTGACTCTCAATAACTGGTTGGCCCCACAGCGCGATCTGAGCCATGCAGCCAACGCTGCCTATGCCGGTTCGATAGCGGGTTTCACCCACGGGATGCTGACCGCCAGCACCAGCCTGTGGTATCTGTATGCACTGATTGTCTATTTTGTACTGTGTAAAATTTTCAGTCGTTGGGCGGTGCCGCTGTTGGCGTTATTTGTGGTGCTGAGCGTGGCTATCAATTTTGTCCCAACGCCGTGGTGGGGAATGAACAGCGTGATTCGCAATTTGCCCTGGTATAGCCTCGGCGCGTGGTTTGGCGCAACGCTGTTGGTGTGGATCAAGGAGGTGCCCCTGCGCCGCCATGCAATCATTTTTCTGGTTAGCGCAATCGCCGCCGTCATCGCGTGGCTGGCAAATGTGTCACTATTGCTTTCTCTTCTTTCCATTGTGCTAATCATGAAGCTGTTTTATCAATTTGAACGCCGCTTTGGCATGCGCGCATCCAGTCCGCTAAGCGTGATTGGCGCCAATACCATCGCCATCTACACCACTCACCGTATTCTGGTTGAACTGTTCAGCTTAACGCTAATCCCCAAAATTAATCATGCCGTCTGGCCTGCATACACGGAGCTGGCCCTGCTGCTGGTGTATCCGTTCGCCTGCCTGCTGCTGTGCACCCTGTTTGGCCTGCTGGTGCGTAAAATCTCACAGAAAACCGTGGCCGATCTGCTCTTTTCCCCACCCTCTTTATCGACCGCCTCGCGCTAA